A single region of the Sphingomonas naphthae genome encodes:
- a CDS encoding very short patch repair endonuclease yields MDTLDPAARSERMRRVRGKNTRPEMVVRRLAHRLGYRFRLHRRDLPGSPDLVFPGRRAVIFVHGCFWHQHDCSRGARRPSNNAAYWHPKLARNVERDREARQRLESEGWRVLVLWECEMRNSEQLSRRLTGFLDP; encoded by the coding sequence ATGGATACGCTTGATCCCGCAGCGCGATCAGAACGCATGCGCCGCGTGCGTGGGAAGAACACGCGGCCGGAGATGGTGGTGCGCCGGTTGGCGCATCGGCTCGGCTACCGCTTCCGCCTTCACCGCCGCGATCTGCCCGGCAGCCCCGATTTGGTGTTCCCAGGGCGCAGGGCGGTCATATTCGTGCACGGGTGCTTCTGGCATCAGCACGACTGCTCGCGGGGGGCGCGGCGCCCCTCCAACAACGCAGCGTACTGGCATCCTAAGCTAGCCAGAAACGTCGAACGGGACAGGGAAGCTCGGCAGCGGCTTGAGAGCGAAGGTTGGCGCGTCCTGGTGCTATGGGAATGCGAAATGCGCAACAGCGAGCAGCTGTCCCGCCGATTGACCGGCTTCCTTGATCCTTAA
- a CDS encoding toll/interleukin-1 receptor domain-containing protein, giving the protein MSYVTESEVRAAASRAKAATFKAAGTLLREARDTSRSSFDVFLSHSFVDQELVLGAKQLLEEKGLTVYVDWIDDPLLDRSAVTRATAEKIRARMRQCRTLLYLHSANATKSKWCPWELGYFDAFTHPSRRVFIFPVTAADRAYTSQEYLNLYDTVDMASIGVATRRRDDIRVKGADSSFRAWSVAA; this is encoded by the coding sequence ATGTCCTATGTCACTGAATCCGAAGTCCGTGCGGCCGCTAGTCGTGCCAAGGCGGCTACGTTCAAGGCCGCCGGTACTTTGCTACGCGAAGCGCGCGACACATCGCGATCCTCTTTCGACGTGTTCCTGTCGCACTCGTTCGTGGATCAGGAACTCGTTCTCGGCGCCAAACAGCTGCTCGAGGAAAAGGGGTTGACCGTCTATGTCGACTGGATCGACGATCCGCTGCTTGACCGTAGCGCGGTAACGCGAGCGACCGCCGAGAAAATCAGGGCGCGGATGCGGCAGTGCCGGACGCTGCTCTATCTGCATTCGGCGAACGCCACCAAGTCCAAGTGGTGTCCGTGGGAATTGGGCTATTTCGATGCCTTCACCCATCCGTCCCGGCGTGTCTTCATCTTTCCCGTCACCGCCGCGGATCGGGCCTATACCAGCCAGGAGTATCTCAATCTTTATGATACGGTCGACATGGCGTCGATCGGCGTCGCTACGCGCAGGCGCGATGATATAAGGGTCAAGGGCGCAGACAGTAGCTTCAGAGCGTGGAGCGTTGCCGCCTAG
- a CDS encoding TIR domain-containing protein: MARRVFFSFHFARDAWRVSQVRNAWMLPGSRDSNTIVDHASWEEIMRKGSQAIQNWIDTQMNGSSVVAVLIGRDTHMRPWVEYEIRKAHREGRGILGVHLAGIKDSSGAVDPAGPDPIAKLALTDRFGTRVTYPTYSWLQGDGRNNFSSWVEAAARRAGR, from the coding sequence TTGGCGAGACGGGTATTCTTCAGCTTTCACTTCGCGCGGGATGCATGGCGTGTGTCGCAGGTACGCAATGCCTGGATGCTGCCTGGAAGCCGTGACTCGAACACGATTGTCGACCATGCGTCTTGGGAAGAAATCATGCGCAAGGGCTCGCAGGCGATCCAGAACTGGATCGACACACAGATGAACGGCAGCAGCGTGGTGGCAGTGCTGATCGGCCGCGACACGCATATGCGGCCGTGGGTGGAGTACGAGATCCGCAAGGCCCATCGCGAAGGACGCGGTATCCTTGGTGTGCACCTTGCCGGGATAAAGGATAGTAGTGGCGCAGTCGATCCGGCCGGTCCTGATCCGATCGCGAAGCTGGCGCTCACCGACCGGTTCGGCACAAGGGTTACCTACCCCACCTATTCCTGGCTGCAGGGTGACGGCAGGAACAACTTTTCGTCCTGGGTTGAAGCTGCTGCCCGGCGTGCCGGACGATAA
- a CDS encoding SIR2 family protein — MSDREIFLREYTLALAEDGASVLVGAGTSMAAGYPSWKGLLREIAGDLGLEIEDVDDLTAVAQWAIGADHSNRTTVLNAIREQIEPDHAIPSALLSLARLPIREVWTTNYDRLIERAFGALGRPVDVRANQDQLALRKRRAGAVRIYKMHGTIDAVDDLVISTEDYELYRQRRGAFLGLLHAHLTGMTFLFLGMSLTDPNVRHVLALLREHFPTTPPRHFMIARRPQRADFGSDDAHAARSKRHDYWVRDLRRYGLVVVEIDAFKEIDELMDELERRVARRRIWVSGSWPLDAADASTGFVHDVARAIGRRIGATDFFMLSGAGLLVGSASLSGFLETMQARGEWDFDRRLVVRPFPQPVGDAEPDRQHWAELRGELARLAGIVVFVGGAKIEAGELVTAAGALEERALADSRGAFLLPVGATGGAASVIAGELLASAAPSTGGDARRPTDDELRILSDASATPDQLADEVLKIIRRVAR; from the coding sequence TTGAGCGACCGCGAGATATTTCTGAGAGAGTACACCTTAGCGCTTGCCGAGGATGGCGCGTCGGTTCTTGTAGGCGCCGGTACGTCCATGGCCGCCGGGTATCCCTCGTGGAAGGGGTTGCTGCGCGAGATTGCCGGCGACCTGGGTCTCGAAATTGAGGATGTCGACGATCTTACGGCAGTTGCCCAATGGGCGATCGGTGCGGATCATTCGAACCGCACGACGGTACTGAACGCCATACGCGAGCAGATCGAGCCGGATCATGCCATCCCTTCGGCGTTGCTGTCGCTGGCGAGGTTGCCGATCCGCGAGGTGTGGACGACCAATTATGACCGGCTGATCGAACGTGCGTTCGGCGCGCTTGGTCGCCCGGTTGATGTCCGGGCCAACCAGGATCAGCTGGCGCTACGCAAGCGCCGGGCAGGAGCGGTGCGCATCTACAAGATGCACGGCACCATCGATGCGGTCGACGACCTGGTAATTTCCACCGAGGACTACGAGCTGTATCGGCAGCGGCGCGGTGCCTTTCTGGGTCTGCTGCACGCGCATTTGACAGGCATGACGTTCCTGTTCTTGGGCATGAGCCTGACCGATCCCAACGTCCGCCACGTCCTTGCCTTGTTGCGCGAGCATTTCCCGACCACGCCGCCCCGGCACTTCATGATCGCGCGCCGGCCACAGCGTGCGGACTTCGGCTCTGATGATGCGCATGCCGCCCGGTCGAAGCGGCATGACTATTGGGTGCGCGACTTGCGTCGCTATGGCCTTGTCGTCGTTGAGATCGATGCCTTTAAAGAAATCGACGAGTTGATGGATGAACTCGAACGGCGTGTGGCACGCCGTCGGATATGGGTGTCAGGCAGCTGGCCGCTCGATGCGGCCGACGCCAGCACTGGTTTTGTCCATGACGTGGCGCGGGCGATCGGACGTCGGATCGGAGCAACGGATTTTTTCATGCTGTCCGGGGCAGGGCTGTTGGTCGGATCGGCCTCGCTGTCCGGGTTCCTCGAAACGATGCAGGCACGCGGCGAGTGGGATTTTGATCGGCGGCTGGTTGTTCGTCCCTTCCCGCAACCGGTCGGCGACGCTGAACCCGATCGTCAGCATTGGGCAGAGTTGCGCGGTGAACTGGCACGGCTGGCGGGTATCGTGGTCTTCGTTGGCGGTGCGAAGATTGAGGCTGGTGAATTGGTGACCGCCGCCGGCGCGTTGGAGGAGCGAGCCCTTGCTGACAGCAGGGGCGCGTTTTTGCTACCTGTAGGGGCCACCGGCGGGGCCGCTTCGGTTATCGCAGGCGAGTTGCTGGCGTCAGCCGCCCCGTCGACAGGCGGTGACGCCCGCCGCCCTACTGACGATGAGTTGCGCATATTGTCGGACGCATCCGCGACACCGGATCAGCTCGCCGACGAGGTTTTGAAGATCATCAGGCGGGTCGCACGCTGA